A portion of the Nitratidesulfovibrio termitidis HI1 genome contains these proteins:
- a CDS encoding N-acetylneuraminate synthase family protein has product MNAPANIPDGTAAPCITLASGRRIGPGCPCFVVAEVGNNHQGDMETARRMVREAARAGADAVKFQKRDTSALLTTEGARAAYGGPNSFGPTYGEHRDALELSAAQFAELKQLAESLGMVFFASAWDAPSLAVLADLKVELLKVCSADVVNVPMLRRMAALHLPVVLSTGMSTLAQVDRAVAELSVSRGGVVVLHCNSSYPCDEADIALPVMDQLALRYGLPVGYSGHERGIGPSVAAVARGACLVERHFTLDRTQRGTDHQASLEPDDLACMVRMIREVERAMGVTEKRVTPHEAAMAVKLRKSLVAARDLTAGTVLRPDDLTVKSPGDGLSPELWDAVIGNSLTVDLPRDGQLLPDMLAMPVQTGDAGEAGDGGNEEVGQDGGDSGPDSGAGTGAGAGAGAGAA; this is encoded by the coding sequence ATGAACGCACCCGCCAACATTCCGGACGGCACCGCCGCCCCCTGCATCACCCTGGCCTCCGGCAGGCGCATCGGTCCCGGTTGCCCGTGCTTCGTCGTGGCCGAGGTGGGCAACAACCACCAGGGCGACATGGAAACCGCACGGCGCATGGTGCGCGAGGCCGCCCGCGCCGGGGCGGACGCCGTGAAGTTCCAGAAACGCGACACCTCCGCCCTGCTCACCACCGAGGGCGCGCGTGCCGCCTACGGCGGCCCCAACAGCTTTGGCCCCACCTACGGCGAACACCGCGACGCGCTGGAACTTTCCGCCGCCCAGTTCGCGGAACTGAAGCAACTGGCGGAATCGCTGGGCATGGTCTTTTTCGCCTCTGCCTGGGACGCGCCCAGCCTTGCCGTGCTGGCCGACCTGAAGGTGGAACTGCTGAAGGTCTGCTCCGCCGACGTGGTCAACGTGCCCATGCTGCGCCGGATGGCCGCGCTGCACCTGCCGGTGGTGCTGTCCACGGGCATGAGCACCCTTGCCCAGGTGGACCGGGCCGTGGCCGAGCTTTCCGTCAGCCGGGGCGGCGTGGTGGTGCTGCACTGCAACTCCAGCTATCCCTGCGACGAGGCGGACATCGCCCTGCCGGTGATGGACCAGCTGGCCCTGCGCTACGGCCTGCCCGTGGGCTATTCCGGCCACGAGCGAGGCATCGGCCCCAGCGTGGCCGCCGTGGCGCGCGGGGCGTGCCTTGTGGAACGCCACTTCACGCTCGACCGCACCCAGCGCGGCACCGACCATCAGGCCTCTCTGGAGCCGGACGATCTGGCCTGCATGGTCCGCATGATCCGCGAGGTGGAGCGGGCCATGGGCGTGACCGAAAAGCGCGTCACCCCGCACGAGGCGGCCATGGCCGTAAAGCTGCGCAAAAGCCTGGTTGCCGCGCGCGACCTGACGGCGGGCACGGTGCTGAGGCCGGACGACCTTACCGTCAAAAGCCCCGGCGACGGCCTGTCGCCGGAACTGTGGGACGCGGTGATCGGCAATTCCCTGACCGTGGACCTGCCGCGCGACGGGCAGCTTTTGCCCGACATGCTGGCCATGCCCGTGCAGACCGGCGATGCGGGAGAAGCGGGGGACGGGGGGAATGAAGAGGTAGGACAGGACGGCGGCGACAGCGGGCCGGATTCCGGGGCCGGGACAGGGGCCGGAGCTGGGGCCGGAGCCGGGGCCGCGTGA
- a CDS encoding cytidylyltransferase domain-containing protein — translation MSARHPLAPVQPDLADLAPLPGLAHLPGLAHLPDPATMPAEQCVLAVTESWLGRADSAVRRVLAHGLPSSTLYDWIMGCGQVRHQRLCDPARRDVNIPRADWDVVAVIAARGGSRGVPRKALRTVGGVPLIARAVTACRSVASVTRVMVNTDCPDIAAAARAAGADVPFLRPAELATDEASPLDAWVFAQVWMLLVERRVPDFLLSVSATHPCLHPDEMQRAVDRLAAANRPALQTVARLPAVSLEFLTPDFRNLRNVDGGPTPAEGSGPETDSPDGERFLQCGAFSITCNRPYYHVQPWFRQHMTDIPAPPADPMAHVLSARQGVDIDEPWDLATCRLLLDGDDPFPACTPADVAAHGIPDAGSMTAPADLACVVVLPPEGPGGPDETDQSDEMNTSESAKDTDGPYLHIAGIPAPCRVLDAVRTALPHAPLAVCGEGAMARAVARRYGLDLLPLPESLAQRRAAWPVPLLAAGDLAVGSAVWSLLWAGRTTAAPECSGRDILCIDGRAALLDADTLRDFVSSARTAPAPANAGCGLPACSVSPAPVHPAHLKQVDGAGSVLSAPGVPARRQDLPEVLCRDGALTLLRAGGNGADDAPGMSASTESPALGYQPIPMGRAQATLVASHLDAARGMALATHDGHPDITPQAATGNAS, via the coding sequence ATGAGCGCGCGTCATCCCCTTGCGCCCGTGCAGCCCGATCTGGCGGACCTGGCCCCCCTGCCCGGTCTTGCCCACTTACCCGGTCTTGCCCATTTGCCAGATCCGGCCACCATGCCCGCCGAGCAGTGCGTGCTGGCCGTGACGGAATCGTGGCTGGGCCGCGCGGACAGCGCCGTACGCCGGGTGCTGGCCCACGGCCTGCCCTCATCCACCCTGTACGACTGGATCATGGGCTGCGGACAGGTGCGCCACCAGCGCCTGTGCGACCCGGCCCGGCGCGACGTGAACATCCCGCGCGCGGACTGGGACGTGGTGGCCGTCATTGCCGCGCGCGGCGGTTCGCGCGGGGTGCCCCGCAAGGCGCTGCGCACGGTGGGCGGCGTGCCGCTCATCGCGCGGGCCGTGACGGCCTGCCGGTCTGTGGCGTCCGTCACGCGGGTCATGGTCAACACCGACTGCCCGGACATCGCGGCAGCGGCCCGCGCCGCCGGGGCGGACGTGCCGTTCCTGCGTCCGGCGGAACTGGCCACGGACGAGGCATCGCCGCTGGACGCCTGGGTCTTCGCGCAGGTGTGGATGCTGCTGGTGGAGCGGCGCGTGCCCGACTTTCTGCTGTCCGTTTCCGCCACCCACCCCTGCCTGCATCCGGACGAAATGCAACGTGCCGTGGACAGGCTGGCGGCGGCCAACCGCCCCGCGCTCCAGACCGTGGCCCGGCTGCCCGCCGTATCGCTGGAATTCCTGACCCCGGATTTCCGCAACCTTCGGAATGTGGACGGCGGGCCGACCCCGGCGGAAGGTAGCGGGCCGGAAACCGATAGCCCGGACGGCGAACGGTTTCTGCAATGCGGGGCGTTTTCCATCACCTGCAACCGCCCGTACTACCATGTGCAGCCGTGGTTCCGGCAGCACATGACCGACATTCCCGCGCCCCCGGCGGACCCCATGGCCCACGTACTGTCCGCCCGACAGGGCGTGGACATCGACGAGCCGTGGGACCTCGCCACCTGCCGCCTGCTGCTGGACGGGGACGACCCGTTTCCGGCGTGCACCCCGGCGGACGTGGCCGCGCACGGCATCCCCGATGCGGGGAGCATGACGGCCCCTGCCGACCTTGCCTGCGTGGTGGTGCTGCCGCCCGAAGGGCCGGGCGGGCCAGATGAAACCGATCAATCGGATGAGATGAACACATCCGAAAGCGCCAAGGACACGGACGGCCCGTACCTGCACATCGCCGGTATTCCCGCGCCGTGCCGGGTGCTGGACGCGGTACGCACCGCGCTGCCCCATGCCCCGCTGGCCGTGTGCGGCGAAGGGGCCATGGCCCGCGCCGTGGCCCGCCGTTACGGGCTGGACCTGCTGCCCCTGCCGGAATCTCTCGCGCAACGTCGCGCCGCATGGCCGGTACCCCTGCTGGCCGCTGGCGACCTTGCAGTGGGCAGCGCGGTCTGGTCCCTTCTCTGGGCAGGCCGCACCACCGCCGCGCCCGAATGTTCCGGGCGGGACATCCTGTGCATCGACGGACGGGCCGCCCTGCTGGATGCGGACACTCTGCGCGACTTCGTCAGCTCGGCGCGGACCGCCCCTGCCCCCGCAAACGCCGGATGCGGCCTGCCCGCATGTTCCGTATCGCCCGCGCCCGTCCACCCCGCCCACCTCAAGCAGGTGGACGGCGCAGGCTCCGTGCTTTCCGCGCCGGGCGTTCCGGCCCGGCGGCAGGACCTGCCCGAAGTGCTGTGCCGCGACGGCGCGCTGACCCTGCTGCGCGCGGGGGGCAACGGTGCGGATGACGCCCCCGGCATGTCCGCCTCCACGGAATCCCCCGCTCTGGGCTATCAGCCCATCCCCATGGGCCGCGCCCAAGCCACCCTGGTGGCCTCGCACCTCGACGCCGCACGGGGCATGGCCCTGGCCACCCATGACGGGCACCCCGACATCACGCCCCAAGCCGCCACAGGAAACGCCTCGTGA
- a CDS encoding winged helix-turn-helix transcriptional regulator: protein MFFQGKDYIRPSKKLRLLSVVQALTENERLSQTQLARFSRTSSAMVNQYLAELHREGMVQFAPVNRKSFAYRLTDKGQEARRNMMEQYCAEMVRGFASIKELVRRRLEPLTERRDAQNAGAQPSPHTTPLRIALFGAAETGEVVLAALEGTPFEVTMVVDNDIAKHGTPFHGHAVQPPAALLAAPGQLAVDAVVVASFAHQRAIQQQLLAMPGMPESAREVVVLL from the coding sequence ATGTTCTTCCAGGGCAAGGACTACATCCGTCCGTCCAAGAAACTGCGCCTGTTGTCCGTGGTGCAGGCGCTGACCGAAAACGAACGGCTCAGCCAGACCCAGCTGGCCCGGTTCAGCCGCACCAGCAGCGCCATGGTCAACCAGTACCTGGCGGAACTGCACCGCGAAGGCATGGTCCAGTTCGCCCCGGTGAACCGCAAGAGCTTTGCCTACCGGCTGACCGACAAGGGGCAGGAGGCGCGGCGCAACATGATGGAACAGTACTGCGCCGAGATGGTGCGCGGGTTCGCCTCCATCAAGGAACTGGTGCGGCGGCGGCTGGAACCGCTGACGGAACGGCGCGACGCGCAGAACGCCGGGGCCCAGCCCTCCCCTCACACCACCCCGCTGCGCATCGCGCTCTTCGGCGCTGCCGAAACGGGCGAAGTGGTGCTGGCCGCGCTGGAGGGCACCCCCTTCGAGGTGACCATGGTGGTGGACAACGACATCGCCAAGCACGGCACCCCCTTCCACGGGCACGCCGTGCAGCCCCCGGCGGCGCTGCTGGCCGCCCCAGGCCAACTGGCCGTGGATGCGGTGGTGGTGGCCTCGTTCGCGCACCAGCGCGCCATCCAGCAGCAGTTGCTGGCCATGCCCGGCATGCCCGAATCGGCGCGGGAGGTCGTCGTGCTGTTATGA
- a CDS encoding glycosyltransferase, with protein sequence MRVVHFAITPLAGAPLRLVRALNAHLPGCTARLVDLTRYGSEDFGQDVVFDETPGLARELAETADILHFHNYLDLDSRHFAPIDFRALTERGALVIRQFHSEPGLVAGRMGITPAALLAQPIPALVVGQFQERCYPRARVVPNPLPIHDADHLPHDPALHGPLRHDVFLSPTRLHSAWADRWNTKARPEAEAAVRAACLPRGASWHLMHKTPLAATLAAKRLSRIVVDDLVTGSCHLTGLEGLAQGKPVLAHLDGRCRRVLTRMAETDACPFIDVRLEDASHVLGHLLDHPEDAQEVGRAARAWMEAHWQPERIAAAYGAAYADMARDPVAAARDWRQPDLALDTPAERFFAVTLPDVVHAARRQAARGDGAAPVATPSAAAKAAPAAGGRA encoded by the coding sequence ATGCGCGTCGTCCATTTCGCCATAACCCCGCTGGCGGGCGCTCCGCTGCGCCTTGTCCGGGCGCTGAACGCCCACCTGCCCGGCTGCACGGCCCGGCTGGTGGACCTGACGCGCTACGGCAGCGAGGACTTCGGGCAGGACGTGGTGTTCGACGAAACGCCCGGCCTTGCCCGTGAACTGGCGGAAACAGCCGACATCCTGCACTTTCACAACTATCTGGACCTGGATTCGCGCCACTTCGCCCCCATCGACTTCCGGGCGCTGACGGAAAGGGGCGCGCTTGTGATCCGCCAGTTCCACAGCGAGCCGGGGCTGGTGGCGGGCCGCATGGGCATCACCCCCGCCGCGCTGCTGGCCCAGCCCATCCCTGCGCTGGTGGTGGGCCAGTTTCAGGAACGCTGCTACCCCCGCGCGCGGGTGGTGCCCAACCCCCTGCCCATCCACGACGCGGATCACCTGCCGCACGACCCGGCCCTGCACGGCCCATTGCGCCACGACGTGTTCCTGTCCCCCACCCGGCTGCACTCGGCCTGGGCCGACCGCTGGAACACCAAGGCCCGGCCAGAGGCCGAAGCCGCCGTGCGTGCCGCCTGCCTGCCGCGCGGAGCAAGCTGGCACCTGATGCACAAGACGCCGCTGGCCGCCACCCTTGCCGCCAAACGGCTGTCCCGCATCGTGGTGGATGACCTTGTCACGGGCAGTTGCCACCTGACCGGGCTGGAAGGTCTGGCGCAGGGCAAGCCGGTGCTGGCCCATCTGGATGGCCGTTGCCGCCGCGTGCTGACCCGCATGGCGGAAACCGATGCCTGCCCGTTCATCGACGTGCGGCTGGAGGATGCGTCCCACGTGCTGGGACACTTGCTTGACCATCCTGAAGACGCGCAAGAGGTGGGGCGCGCAGCGCGCGCGTGGATGGAGGCCCACTGGCAGCCGGAGCGCATTGCCGCCGCCTACGGCGCGGCCTACGCAGATATGGCGCGCGATCCCGTGGCCGCCGCCCGCGACTGGCGGCAGCCGGACCTTGCGCTGGACACCCCGGCGGAACGATTTTTTGCCGTGACCCTGCCGGATGTGGTGCATGCGGCACGGCGTCAGGCGGCGCGGGGTGACGGGGCTGCGCCCGTCGCTACTCCATCCGCCGCCGCGAAAGCTGCACCTGCTGCTGGGGGTCGGGCATGA
- a CDS encoding TylF/MycF/NovP-related O-methyltransferase, whose protein sequence is MNAVSINAEQGDPRPRYPDITDALFWDAYFAWRDASLLSVERFHALYLALRHITAPDAVDAADAVDAASVPGALLECGVYRGGSACFCAAVLAALGQTDRDLFWCDTFRGFPDGVEEASITGETLQAFPKDDVLPLAMANFARTGYPAQRLHVLRGPVQTTIPGGPLPDAIALLHLDTDDAASVLHELTHLYPRLSPGGVLCIDDYGHFPGVGRAVDAYFADLARAGGTPPLLTRTDYTGRMGVKPRA, encoded by the coding sequence GTGAACGCCGTATCCATCAACGCCGAACAGGGCGACCCGCGCCCCCGCTACCCCGACATCACCGACGCGCTGTTCTGGGACGCCTATTTCGCGTGGCGCGACGCCTCGCTGCTGTCGGTGGAACGCTTCCACGCCCTGTACCTGGCCCTGCGCCACATCACGGCCCCTGATGCGGTTGATGCGGCTGATGCGGTTGATGCGGCCAGTGTGCCCGGCGCCTTGCTGGAATGCGGCGTGTACCGGGGCGGCTCGGCCTGCTTCTGCGCCGCCGTGCTGGCCGCGCTGGGGCAAACGGACCGCGACCTTTTCTGGTGCGACACCTTCCGGGGATTCCCCGACGGGGTGGAAGAAGCCTCCATCACCGGCGAAACCCTGCAAGCCTTCCCCAAGGACGACGTGCTGCCCTTGGCCATGGCCAACTTTGCCCGCACCGGCTACCCGGCGCAGCGGCTGCACGTGCTGCGCGGCCCGGTGCAGACCACCATTCCCGGCGGCCCCCTGCCGGATGCCATCGCCCTGCTGCACCTGGATACCGACGACGCGGCCTCGGTACTCCACGAACTGACCCACCTCTACCCGCGCCTGTCGCCGGGCGGGGTGCTGTGCATCGACGACTACGGCCACTTTCCTGGCGTGGGCCGCGCCGTGGACGCCTATTTCGCGGACCTTGCCCGCGCCGGGGGCACCCCGCCGCTGCTGACCCGCACCGACTACACGGGCCGCATGGGCGTGAAGCCCCGCGCCTGA
- a CDS encoding FkbM family methyltransferase produces the protein MTSTTDTIMADTSHTAAIPDMAGLSRCNPRLAAWFAWSHDDWQGADAAGAHVHLGCGGAVLDGFVNLDFLPHDERVRECRLLDVWPRRLAGQVAAFYAEDVIEHFYLTEQLYILCSMNVLLRPGGVARLLTPDIGQLWTYGQRFDPATLVGSGDYFADVMRCRNGMDAVNTGLRMGGHRWLHDFTSLRRAAAECGFTARRTPCAASDDPKLSNINLRDESGISFAAEMRKTRPLRHLLVWPEHIANAVPVAGGDPGASPNVALPSCLDGSVDAIQPVFRAVTGDPGITYRLPDVAVQRIAMVNVRSANLCEFREHNFAKAYFRLEESGAVYADRTLHSVPHMNGFTRADVETAMRGEGVLRSVRFDPSEREGDLFTVGPLELFLYDDAPEGGDGGDGGNGDRATGAGERPKGRSMTTVGANVAATQDAPTKSAPSGNMTSGTAGTGTLPPHLEDHVMATPCRQGVIHHFDFDGPVGMALAIYGEWAQAELDALAPYVPAGGRVLDVGSNVGTHAVAFARMIGGTGPVGSGGHVTALEPQAEVFALLQRTVAVNGLADVVTPIRAGAAGRAGSARVPRIAAPEGQNLGAVRLLDADTAPQDTTHPTDEVPLLTIDGLGLHLPVPERLGTGGRLDLIKVDAEGDEAAILRGAADTIRTCRPVLHLECPGFSRAWPCARQALAWDYAVFHLRLPAFNPANFRGASRNVFGAAEEGALLCIPRERLEDGSLPAPCGTEIRDPAHLARALLETRAYGQPEERVPAAVRLDLALSDLRRKRAEEHCVAANARSGRQHGRITTLRTAASAAEALLAGTAGMEGTTATAPAAPTVSSVTEDARARLLAALDATAPERPAIDEPDTREPWPAPPDIADATIWTGLAARRATLSAVSDNTPQRPVIDVIVPVYAGTDQTLACLHSVLAADPEPADAAAPRAHVVVINDASPEPGLAQALRRLAGLGLVELVEHPANRGFVASVNTGMALHPERDVVLLNSDTVVFPGWLPRMAAHLTARPDAGSVTPLSNNATICSYPVTERDNRAGLELDSAALDALAATVNAGVAVDIPTAVGFCMLIRRSCLTETGPFDEATFGRGYGEENDFCMRAAARGWQHLLAADVFVRHAGEMSFGDDAAPLKEAAFATIQRMYPDYLRTVAAHCAADPARPARRALDLARLRGALARRFPATAHTSGTTTAHTPGTDTVRPVLMVTHNWGGGTERHVQDLCDRLAAEGTPALVLRPRGNDAGCVWTLNLPASAHGSAPACGAGQNCGAGPLHLPNLAFDLPPDFGALLEVLAELRVAHIHVHNLAGYPHATPELLPLMARLLEIPCDVTAHDLSALCPRITCIGPDGYPCPTAQGDDGGKAHGAPWRCGACIAAETPQLGNTDIVRWHAAWSTLLDDARAIFTPSGDTARRLAAHFPACAARITVRPHPETSPLSQAVMAHTAMPRPEITAAPTPRKPGEALRVAVIGAIGPHKGSHVLEACARHAREAGLPLHFTVVGYTDRDEVLHDLGVTITGRYDADELPGLLVPAGGNGTDENGASGYHQAFLPAVWPETWSYTLSEAVLAGLYPVTFDLGAPAERMAAWDYGLRLPVDMMRDPAAINAALLACTPAAPPAGLAHAILSAGDYPVPFRASYYGLPDAEKSWGDTVESAAPPAQERT, from the coding sequence ATGACCAGCACGACAGACACCATCATGGCCGACACTTCCCATACCGCCGCCATACCAGACATGGCGGGCCTGTCCCGCTGCAATCCCCGGCTGGCCGCGTGGTTCGCCTGGTCGCACGACGATTGGCAGGGTGCGGACGCCGCCGGGGCTCACGTACATCTGGGCTGCGGCGGCGCGGTGCTGGACGGTTTCGTGAACCTGGACTTCCTGCCCCACGACGAACGGGTGCGCGAATGCCGCCTGCTGGACGTATGGCCCCGCCGCCTTGCCGGGCAGGTGGCCGCCTTCTATGCGGAAGACGTCATCGAACATTTCTATCTCACCGAGCAACTGTACATCCTGTGCTCCATGAACGTGCTGCTACGGCCCGGCGGCGTGGCCCGGCTGCTCACCCCGGACATCGGCCAGTTGTGGACCTACGGGCAGCGCTTCGACCCCGCCACACTGGTGGGCAGCGGCGACTATTTCGCCGACGTGATGCGCTGCCGCAACGGCATGGACGCCGTGAACACCGGCCTGCGCATGGGCGGCCACCGCTGGCTGCACGACTTCACCAGCCTGCGCCGGGCAGCGGCGGAATGCGGCTTTACCGCGCGGCGTACCCCCTGCGCCGCGTCGGACGACCCCAAGCTGAGCAACATCAACCTGCGCGACGAATCGGGCATTTCCTTCGCGGCGGAGATGCGCAAGACGCGCCCCCTGCGCCACCTGCTGGTGTGGCCGGAACACATCGCCAACGCCGTGCCCGTGGCGGGGGGCGATCCCGGCGCATCCCCGAATGTCGCGCTGCCCAGCTGCCTTGACGGCAGTGTGGACGCCATCCAGCCGGTGTTCCGCGCCGTCACAGGCGACCCCGGCATCACCTACCGCCTGCCCGACGTGGCCGTGCAACGCATCGCCATGGTCAACGTGCGTTCGGCCAACCTGTGCGAATTCCGCGAACACAACTTCGCCAAGGCCTACTTCCGGCTGGAGGAAAGCGGCGCCGTGTACGCCGACCGCACCCTGCATTCCGTGCCGCACATGAACGGCTTCACCCGCGCCGATGTGGAAACGGCCATGCGCGGCGAAGGGGTGCTGCGCTCCGTCCGCTTCGACCCTTCTGAGCGGGAGGGCGACCTGTTCACCGTGGGGCCGCTGGAGCTGTTCCTGTACGACGATGCACCGGAAGGTGGCGACGGCGGGGACGGTGGCAACGGGGACCGTGCGACGGGCGCGGGCGAGCGGCCCAAAGGCCGGAGCATGACGACGGTTGGAGCCAACGTGGCCGCCACGCAGGACGCCCCGACAAAGAGCGCCCCGTCCGGCAACATGACATCAGGCACCGCCGGTACCGGCACCCTGCCCCCGCACCTCGAAGACCACGTTATGGCCACCCCGTGCCGTCAGGGCGTCATCCATCATTTCGACTTCGACGGCCCGGTAGGCATGGCGTTGGCCATTTACGGCGAATGGGCGCAGGCGGAACTGGACGCGCTGGCCCCCTACGTGCCTGCGGGGGGCCGCGTGCTGGACGTGGGGTCCAACGTGGGCACCCACGCCGTGGCCTTTGCCCGCATGATCGGGGGGACCGGGCCAGTCGGGTCGGGCGGCCACGTCACCGCGCTGGAACCGCAGGCAGAGGTATTCGCCCTGCTGCAACGCACCGTGGCCGTGAACGGCCTTGCGGACGTGGTCACCCCGATACGGGCCGGGGCGGCGGGACGGGCGGGCTCGGCGCGGGTGCCGCGCATCGCCGCGCCGGAAGGGCAGAATCTGGGCGCAGTGCGCCTGCTGGATGCGGACACCGCACCGCAGGACACGACCCACCCCACGGACGAAGTTCCCCTGCTGACCATCGACGGGCTGGGCCTGCACCTGCCCGTGCCGGAAAGGCTGGGTACTGGCGGACGGCTGGACCTGATCAAAGTTGACGCCGAAGGGGACGAGGCCGCCATCCTGCGCGGCGCGGCAGACACCATCCGAACCTGCCGCCCGGTGCTGCATCTGGAATGCCCCGGCTTTTCGCGGGCCTGGCCCTGCGCACGGCAGGCGCTGGCCTGGGACTACGCGGTGTTCCACCTGCGCCTGCCCGCCTTCAACCCCGCCAATTTCCGAGGGGCCAGCCGCAACGTGTTCGGCGCGGCGGAAGAAGGCGCGCTGCTGTGCATCCCGCGCGAACGGCTGGAAGACGGCAGCCTGCCCGCGCCCTGCGGCACGGAAATCCGCGACCCTGCCCATCTTGCCCGCGCCCTGCTGGAAACCCGCGCCTACGGCCAGCCGGAAGAACGCGTCCCCGCCGCCGTGCGGCTGGACCTGGCCCTGTCCGATCTGCGCCGCAAGCGGGCGGAGGAACACTGCGTGGCGGCCAACGCCCGCTCCGGCCGCCAGCACGGGCGCATCACCACCCTGCGCACGGCAGCCAGCGCGGCGGAAGCCCTGCTGGCCGGGACGGCGGGGATGGAGGGCACAACGGCGACCGCCCCGGCAGCCCCGACAGTTTCGTCAGTCACGGAAGACGCCCGTGCCCGCCTGCTGGCCGCGCTGGACGCCACCGCTCCGGAACGCCCGGCCATCGACGAGCCGGACACCCGCGAGCCGTGGCCCGCCCCGCCCGACATTGCAGATGCAACCATCTGGACCGGACTGGCGGCGCGCCGGGCAACGCTTTCTGCGGTATCAGACAATACGCCGCAGCGCCCGGTCATCGACGTCATCGTGCCGGTGTACGCGGGAACGGACCAGACCCTGGCCTGTCTGCACTCCGTGCTTGCCGCCGACCCTGAACCGGCAGACGCCGCCGCGCCCCGCGCCCACGTGGTGGTCATCAACGACGCCAGCCCGGAACCGGGACTGGCGCAGGCCCTGCGCCGCCTTGCCGGGCTGGGGCTGGTGGAACTGGTGGAGCACCCGGCCAACCGGGGCTTCGTGGCCTCGGTCAACACGGGCATGGCCCTGCACCCGGAGCGCGACGTGGTGCTGCTGAATTCGGACACCGTGGTCTTTCCCGGCTGGTTGCCCCGCATGGCGGCACACCTGACCGCCCGGCCCGACGCGGGCAGCGTCACCCCGCTGTCCAACAACGCCACCATCTGCAGCTACCCGGTGACCGAGCGCGACAACCGCGCCGGGCTGGAACTGGACTCCGCCGCGCTGGACGCGCTGGCCGCCACGGTCAACGCCGGAGTAGCCGTGGACATTCCAACGGCGGTGGGCTTCTGCATGCTGATCCGCCGGTCCTGCCTGACGGAAACCGGTCCCTTTGACGAAGCCACCTTCGGCAGGGGCTACGGCGAGGAAAACGACTTCTGCATGCGCGCCGCCGCGCGGGGCTGGCAGCATCTGCTGGCCGCCGATGTCTTCGTGCGCCACGCGGGCGAGATGTCATTCGGAGATGATGCCGCACCGCTGAAGGAAGCAGCCTTTGCGACCATCCAGCGGATGTATCCCGACTATCTGCGCACCGTGGCCGCCCACTGCGCGGCGGACCCGGCCCGCCCGGCCCGCCGGGCGCTGGACCTTGCCCGGCTGCGCGGCGCGCTGGCGCGGCGCTTTCCCGCCACGGCGCACACGTCTGGCACAACTACGGCGCACACGCCTGGCACCGACACAGTCCGCCCGGTGCTGATGGTCACCCACAACTGGGGTGGCGGCACCGAACGCCACGTGCAGGACCTGTGCGACCGGCTGGCGGCGGAAGGCACGCCCGCGCTGGTGCTGCGCCCGCGCGGGAACGACGCGGGCTGCGTGTGGACCCTGAACCTGCCTGCCTCCGCGCATGGGTCTGCCCCTGCCTGCGGCGCTGGCCAGAACTGCGGCGCTGGCCCCCTGCACCTGCCCAATCTGGCCTTCGACCTGCCGCCCGACTTCGGCGCGCTGCTGGAAGTGCTGGCCGAACTGCGCGTGGCCCACATCCACGTGCACAACCTGGCCGGATATCCCCACGCCACGCCGGAACTGCTGCCGCTGATGGCCCGACTGCTGGAAATCCCCTGCGACGTCACCGCACACGACCTGTCCGCCCTGTGCCCGCGCATCACCTGCATCGGGCCGGACGGCTATCCCTGCCCCACGGCGCAGGGCGATGACGGCGGAAAGGCGCATGGCGCACCGTGGCGTTGCGGGGCCTGCATCGCTGCGGAAACGCCGCAACTGGGCAACACGGACATCGTGCGCTGGCACGCGGCATGGAGCACGCTGCTGGACGACGCGCGCGCCATCTTCACGCCCAGCGGCGACACGGCGCGGCGGCTGGCTGCCCATTTTCCCGCCTGTGCGGCGCGCATCACCGTGCGGCCCCATCCGGAAACATCGCCCCTGTCCCAAGCGGTCATGGCCCATACGGCCATGCCCCGACCCGAGATCACCGCCGCCCCTACCCCGCGCAAACCCGGCGAAGCGCTGCGGGTGGCGGTGATCGGAGCCATCGGCCCGCACAAGGGATCGCACGTGCTGGAAGCCTGCGCCCGCCACGCCCGCGAGGCCGGGCTGCCGCTGCACTTCACCGTGGTGGGCTACACCGACCGCGACGAGGTGCTGCACGATCTCGGGGTGACCATCACGGGCCGCTACGACGCGGACGAACTGCCGGGCCTGCTGGTCCCTGCAGGTGGGAACGGGACGGACGAAAACGGGGCGAGCGGCTACCACCAGGCCTTCCTGCCCGCCGTGTGGCCCGAAACATGGTCCTACACCCTGTCCGAGGCGGTGCTGGCCGGGCTGTATCCGGTAACCTTCGACCTGGGCGCGCCCGCCGAACGCATGGCCGCGTGGGACTACGGCCTGCGCCTGCCGGTGGATATGATGCGCGACCCGGCAGCCATCAACGCCGCCCTGCTGGCCTGCACGCCCGCAGCCCCGCCAGCAGGACTGGCGCACGCCATCCTGAGCGCCGGGGACTACCCCGTGCCGTTCCGGGCCAGTTACTACGGCCTTCCGGATGCGGAAAAATCCTGGGGGGATACCGTGGAGAGCGCGGCACCGCCCGCCCAGGAACGAACATGA